In the bacterium genome, one interval contains:
- a CDS encoding KamA family radical SAM protein produces the protein MNSIIHHNLSAQETSIRFAWQRFKRWEHVTPEQWNDWKWQYQNLVTTADEFLELFPQFKDEVEGIKSTMGKYKFTATPYYLNLIDGKNAECPIKLQSVPSPLEMNLEPGVDMRDPLAEDADMPVPGLVHRYPDRVLFLITEVCSLYCRYCTRRRVILEKESHIDRKIERAIEYIKNHPEIHDVIISGGDALVVGEKLLESVLSQLRAMPHIYTLRIGSRIPVVCPMRITPSLVSMLKKYQPLYFMTHFNHPYEITPEAKKACAMLVDNGIPIMNQAVLLRKINSCPDIMRELCYGLIQMRVKPYYLYQCDLSEGIGHFRTPVEKGLEIMKSLRGHISGLAIPTYVIDAPGGGGKIPILPDYVVGRTGKEITLKNYENQIFTYTEPAWTDCECSTSKEFTK, from the coding sequence ATGAACTCGATCATCCATCATAATTTATCGGCTCAAGAAACCTCCATACGCTTTGCCTGGCAACGTTTTAAACGCTGGGAACACGTAACCCCCGAACAATGGAACGACTGGAAATGGCAGTATCAAAATTTGGTAACCACGGCGGACGAATTTTTAGAACTTTTTCCTCAATTTAAAGATGAGGTTGAGGGCATTAAGTCTACGATGGGTAAGTATAAATTTACAGCCACGCCTTATTATTTAAATTTGATTGATGGCAAAAATGCTGAATGCCCCATCAAGCTGCAATCGGTACCCTCCCCGCTAGAAATGAATTTAGAACCCGGCGTAGACATGCGTGACCCGTTAGCCGAAGACGCCGATATGCCCGTGCCGGGACTAGTGCACCGCTATCCCGACCGTGTGCTGTTTCTCATTACCGAAGTATGCTCACTCTATTGCCGCTATTGCACCCGAAGACGCGTGATTTTAGAAAAAGAAAGCCATATCGACCGCAAAATTGAACGGGCCATTGAATACATTAAAAATCATCCCGAAATTCATGATGTGATCATTTCAGGGGGTGACGCCCTGGTAGTGGGCGAAAAACTCCTGGAATCGGTACTCTCTCAGCTACGCGCCATGCCGCATATTTATACGCTGCGTATTGGGTCGCGTATTCCGGTTGTATGCCCCATGCGCATCACACCCTCTTTAGTGAGCATGCTTAAAAAGTATCAGCCTCTGTATTTTATGACCCATTTTAACCATCCCTATGAGATTACCCCGGAGGCAAAAAAGGCTTGTGCCATGCTGGTAGATAATGGTATTCCCATTATGAATCAGGCAGTTTTGCTAAGAAAGATAAACAGTTGTCCGGATATTATGAGGGAGCTCTGTTATGGCCTCATCCAGATGAGAGTAAAGCCCTATTACTTGTATCAATGCGATCTCTCCGAAGGAATTGGCCATTTCCGGACACCGGTGGAAAAAGGTTTAGAAATTATGAAGAGCCTGCGCGGGCATATTTCGGGGTTGGCAATCCCCACATATGTAATTGATGCTCCGGGCGGTGGCGGAAAAATTCCTATTTTGCCCGATTATGTTGTAGGGCGCACAGGGAAGGAAATTACGTTAAAAAATTACGAAAACCAAATCTTTACCTACACCGAACCTGCCTGGACCGATTGTGAGTGTTCTACTTCTAAAGAATTTACGAAGTAG
- a CDS encoding lysine 5,6-aminomutase subunit alpha: MAKINLDRDKVDQCRSIAEHLVHPVQKYIHLHSTVSIERSILRLMGLTGAEELPDMPPYPLANMILDKLDKRRLPLGIAAWMASARNDHPKLSIEKIAAKIINGEIDINTLPEPPNADITKKILAPWVQDGIARIDASRKHKERMRGRMNRVRLPLRYLIVATGNIYEDVKQAVAAAEQGADIIAVIRSTAQSLLDYVPVGATTEGFGGTYATQENFRIMRQALDEASNRLGRYIRLTNYSSGLCMPEIAVMGAQENLDYLLNDSMYGILFRDINMKRTFVDQYFSRLVVSRAGIIIQTGEDNYLTTAEAYENHHQVLASHFINEQFAKKAGLRDEQIGLGHAFEMDPDIEDSFIYELAMAQMIRDVFVRHPIKYMPPTRHKTGDIMQSHVLDAMFNLIGSATRQSVQLLGMATEAIHNPFLMDRFESLKSANYIFKAAASLFDELQYNNNGKLARRARTVLDNTLKYLEDINSMGLMESIEKGYFANMPRARDGGRGLDGIFQKARKYYNPFLEHLEPED; this comes from the coding sequence ATGGCAAAAATTAATCTCGACCGCGACAAGGTTGACCAGTGCCGCTCTATCGCCGAACACCTGGTGCATCCTGTCCAAAAGTATATTCATCTGCATTCCACTGTTTCTATTGAGCGCTCCATTTTACGTCTCATGGGGCTCACCGGCGCCGAAGAGCTGCCCGACATGCCGCCCTACCCGCTGGCCAACATGATTTTAGATAAATTGGATAAACGCCGCCTTCCTTTAGGCATTGCAGCCTGGATGGCATCGGCTAGAAATGACCATCCCAAATTATCCATAGAAAAAATTGCCGCCAAAATTATTAATGGCGAAATTGACATCAACACACTACCCGAACCTCCCAATGCCGATATTACTAAAAAAATCTTAGCCCCCTGGGTGCAAGACGGCATTGCCCGTATTGATGCCAGCCGTAAGCATAAAGAGCGCATGCGCGGCCGTATGAACCGGGTACGTTTACCGTTACGCTATCTTATTGTTGCCACCGGCAATATTTATGAAGACGTAAAGCAAGCCGTGGCCGCTGCCGAACAAGGCGCCGATATTATTGCCGTGATTCGCTCCACCGCGCAAAGTTTACTCGATTACGTTCCCGTGGGTGCCACCACCGAAGGTTTTGGCGGCACTTACGCCACACAAGAAAATTTTCGTATCATGCGCCAGGCGCTAGATGAAGCCTCCAACCGTTTGGGCCGTTATATTAGGCTAACAAATTACTCTTCGGGATTATGTATGCCCGAAATTGCTGTAATGGGCGCACAGGAAAATTTGGATTATTTATTAAATGACTCGATGTACGGCATCCTCTTCCGCGATATCAACATGAAGCGCACATTTGTAGATCAATACTTTTCGCGCTTGGTTGTGAGCCGTGCGGGCATTATTATTCAAACAGGTGAAGATAATTATCTCACCACTGCCGAAGCTTACGAAAACCATCATCAGGTATTAGCCTCGCACTTTATTAACGAGCAATTTGCCAAAAAAGCAGGCCTGCGTGACGAACAAATTGGTTTGGGCCACGCCTTTGAAATGGACCCCGATATTGAAGACAGTTTTATTTATGAACTGGCTATGGCGCAAATGATACGTGATGTGTTTGTGCGCCATCCCATTAAGTACATGCCACCCACCCGCCACAAAACGGGCGATATTATGCAAAGCCATGTGCTGGATGCCATGTTTAACTTGATTGGTAGCGCTACCCGCCAATCGGTGCAATTATTGGGCATGGCCACCGAAGCCATTCATAACCCGTTTTTAATGGACCGCTTTGAAAGTTTAAAAAGTGCCAATTATATCTTTAAAGCAGCAGCCTCTCTTTTTGACGAATTGCAGTATAATAATAATGGAAAACTTGCACGAAGAGCTCGCACTGTTTTGGATAATACGCTAAAATATCTGGAAGATATCAACTCGATGGGCCTTATGGAATCTATCGAAAAAGGATATTTTGCCAATATGCCGCGCGCGCGTGACGGCGGCCGTGGGCTGGATGGAATTTTCCAAAAAGCCCGCAAATACTACAACCCCTTCCTGGAGCATTTGGAACCGGAGGATTAA
- a CDS encoding cobalamin-dependent protein (Presence of a B(12) (cobalamin)-binding domain implies dependence on cobalamin itself, in one of its several forms, or in some unusual lineages, dependence on a cobalamin-like analog.): MNEQVRPYGDRTDDGMVQMSFTLPVSASPEAKEAAAQLVAKMGFEKVLVCHMEQITSGYTLFYVYAKTSHSIDMSSIHVPKLENPVLAFDAINSFIEKEIGRKIVVIGACIGSDAHTVGIDAIFNMKGYAHDWGFERYPMMDAHNLRAQVAVEDLSKRVAELKADAVLVSRVVTQRDEHITEMKKFLEALSQTPDVPPHLIKICGGPRISHEEALSWGFDAGFGPGTKPSHVGSFIIHELKKRLG, from the coding sequence ATGAACGAACAAGTCCGCCCGTATGGTGACCGTACCGATGATGGTATGGTGCAGATGAGTTTTACTCTCCCCGTATCGGCCTCGCCCGAGGCCAAAGAAGCGGCAGCCCAACTGGTAGCTAAAATGGGCTTTGAAAAAGTGCTGGTTTGCCACATGGAGCAAATCACCAGCGGCTACACACTTTTTTACGTTTACGCCAAAACATCTCATTCCATCGACATGAGCAGTATTCATGTTCCTAAACTAGAAAATCCTGTATTGGCTTTTGATGCCATCAACTCTTTTATTGAAAAAGAAATTGGAAGAAAAATTGTAGTAATTGGCGCCTGCATTGGCTCGGATGCGCACACAGTAGGTATTGATGCCATTTTTAACATGAAGGGTTATGCGCACGATTGGGGCTTTGAACGTTATCCCATGATGGATGCTCATAATTTACGCGCACAAGTGGCTGTAGAAGATTTGTCTAAAAGAGTGGCCGAGTTAAAAGCCGATGCTGTTCTCGTATCGCGTGTTGTCACCCAGCGCGATGAACACATTACAGAAATGAAAAAATTTTTAGAGGCTTTAAGTCAAACCCCCGATGTACCACCTCATCTTATTAAAATTTGTGGTGGGCCACGCATTAGCCACGAAGAAGCTCTTAGCTGGGGTTTTGATGCAGGCTTTGGTCCCGGCACCAAGCCCTCGCATGTGGGCAGTTTTATTATTCACGAGCTTAAAAAGAGACTGGGCTAA
- a CDS encoding 3-aminobutyryl-CoA ammonia lyase: MKQKNSNSTSFKVRISQQDVHYGGNIASGAKVLELFGDAATELLIRHDGDEGLFRAYQSIDFLAPVYAGDFLEISASIVNEGTTSRDMDFTAKKIIEGSRDEKKPSKATLLKEPIIVAKAKGTCVVKK, from the coding sequence ATGAAACAAAAAAATTCTAATTCTACCAGTTTTAAAGTTCGCATCAGCCAGCAAGATGTTCATTATGGCGGCAATATTGCCAGCGGCGCTAAAGTTTTAGAATTATTTGGCGATGCCGCAACAGAACTATTAATCCGTCACGACGGTGACGAAGGTTTATTTAGAGCCTATCAATCCATAGATTTTTTAGCTCCTGTTTATGCCGGTGATTTTTTAGAGATTAGCGCTTCTATTGTGAACGAAGGTACTACATCGCGTGATATGGATTTTACGGCTAAAAAAATTATTGAAGGCTCCCGCGACGAGAAAAAACCGTCTAAAGCAACCTTGTTAAAAGAACCCATCATTGTGGCCAAGGCCAAGGGAACTTGTGTTGTGAAGAAGTGA
- a CDS encoding 3-keto-5-aminohexanoate cleavage protein, protein MHPLLITVAGVGAELTKKDTPYLPSTPNAIIEEALRIEQAGAHIFHLHIRDQKGKPTLDLKLAKKVVTEIRKKTDLIIQISTGGSINDSYKKRIKILDVKPDMASLTLGSVNFGTDVFLNPLPFIEKLAATMKKKRIVPELEIFDVGMVDTAYHLIKKELLKPPYHFNIILGGPGWLAASVQNLDYIIQKLPQPCTWSASGVGKNQLPMIEYAIKNGGHVRTGLEDNIYLKKGVLAKGNAELVEQVLVLAQHYKRHIATQIEAKYTLCQA, encoded by the coding sequence ATGCATCCTCTTCTTATTACCGTTGCTGGCGTTGGCGCCGAACTCACTAAAAAAGACACCCCCTATTTACCGTCAACTCCTAACGCTATTATTGAAGAAGCTCTCCGTATTGAACAAGCCGGAGCGCATATTTTTCATCTGCATATTAGAGATCAAAAAGGAAAACCTACGCTCGATTTAAAACTGGCAAAAAAGGTGGTAACCGAAATACGTAAAAAAACTGATCTTATTATTCAAATATCCACGGGCGGATCTATTAACGACTCTTACAAAAAAAGAATAAAAATTTTAGATGTAAAACCCGATATGGCCTCGCTCACGCTGGGCAGTGTTAATTTTGGAACTGATGTGTTTTTAAACCCCCTGCCCTTTATTGAAAAACTGGCCGCCACCATGAAAAAGAAGCGCATTGTGCCCGAACTTGAAATTTTTGACGTGGGCATGGTAGACACAGCTTATCATCTTATTAAAAAAGAACTCCTTAAACCGCCCTATCATTTTAACATTATTTTAGGAGGACCCGGCTGGCTTGCCGCCAGCGTCCAAAATTTAGATTATATTATTCAAAAGTTGCCACAACCGTGCACCTGGTCGGCCTCGGGTGTAGGAAAAAACCAATTGCCCATGATTGAGTACGCTATCAAAAACGGCGGACATGTGCGGACAGGGTTAGAAGATAATATTTATCTCAAAAAAGGCGTTCTTGCCAAAGGGAATGCCGAGCTGGTAGAACAGGTTCTGGTTTTAGCTCAACACTATAAACGGCACATAGCCACCCAAATAGAGGCCAAATACACACTATGTCAGGCATAG